The following proteins are co-located in the Cryptococcus neoformans var. grubii H99 chromosome 1, complete sequence genome:
- a CDS encoding stress-induced-phosphoprotein 1, which translates to MSDAVALKAEANKAFAAKDYTTAAKLYSDAIALDPSNHVLYSNRSATKAGLKDYEGALEDAEKTIELDPSFSKGYARKGAALHGLRRFPDAVMAYESGLQAEPNNAACVKGLSEVKRAMDTDSSSPFAPGGDMGLGKIFSDPGMIAKLENHPKTSAFMKDATFRANMLQLQAGGGRNMSTLMGDPRTLTALGVLMGIDIDAMERPEGSNEYPPSSSSAPEPTPAPRPKAEEPKKQAEPATEPEAEPMEVEEDEGAKARKEAEELKAQGNTSYKARKFDEAIEFYTKAWDLYPKDVTFLTNLSAVYFEQGEYQKCIETCEKAVEEGRDLRADYKVFAKAYGRIGSSYSKLGDLAQAIKFFQKSLTEHRTPDILTKLREAEKAKAEADRQAYIDPEKAEKAREEGNEAFKKGDFAGAQKHYSEAIKRLPTDPRAYNNRAACYTKLLALPEALKDAETAISIDPTFIKAYIRKALVQEGMKEYTAALETLQKATEADVEKKHTRELETNMMKVMNEIQQQRSSETEEETYARAMRDPEVAEIMNDPIMRQILADAQQNPRALNDHMKNPMIAQKIQKLINAGIIRTR; encoded by the exons ATGTCAGAC GCCGTCGCTCTCAAAGCCGAAGCCAACAAGGCCTTTGCCGCCAAAGACTACACCACTGCCGCCAAGCTCTACTCTGATGCCATCGCTCTCGACCCTTCAAACCACGTCCTCTACTCCAACAGGTCTGCCACCAAGGCCGGCCTGAAGGACTATGAAGGCGCCCTGGAAGATGCCGAGAAG ACTATTGAGCTCgatccctccttctccaaggGTTATGCCCGTAAGGGTGCTGCTCTTCACGGTCTCCGTAGATTCCCTGACGCAGTCATGGCTTACGAGTCCGGTCTCCAGGCCGAGCCCAACAACGCTGCCTGTGTCAAGGGTCTCTCCGAAGTCAAGCGGGCCATGGATACCGACTCgtcctctccctttgccCCTGGGGGCGACATGGGCCTTGGCAAGATCTTCAGTGATCCCGGCATGATCGCCAAGCTCGAGAACCACCCCAAGACGAGTGCTTTCATGAAAGATGCTACCTTCCGAGCGAACATGCTTCAGTTGCAGGCAGGCGGTGGCAGGAATATGTCCACTCTGATGGGAGACCCCAGGACTCTGACTGCCTTGGGTGTTTTGATGGGCATTGACATT GATGCCATGGAGCGGCCTGAAGGCTCCAATGAGTACcccccctcttcctcttccgctcctGAACCCACTCCTGCTCCTCGCCCCAAAGCCGAGGAGCCCAAAAAGCAGGCTGAACCTGCCACTGAGCCTGAGGCCGAACCAatggaagttgaagaagatgagggagCCAAAGCTAggaaggaggcggaggagcTCAAGGCGCAGGGTAACACTTCTTACAAGGCTCGCAAGTTTGACGAAGCCATCGAGTTTTACACCAAGGCTTGGGACCTCTATCCTAAGGATGTGACTTTCCTTACCAACTTGTCTG CTGTCTACTTCGAGCAGGGCGAGTACCAGAAATGTATCGAGACCTGTGAAAAGGCCGTTGAGGAAGGCCGTGATCTCCGTGCCGACTACAAGGTCTTTGCCAAGGCCTACGGACGTATCGGTAGCTCCTATTCCAAGCTGGGCGACCTTGCACAGGCCATCAAATTCTTCCAAAAGTCTCTCACTGAGCACCGTACCCCTGATATCCTCACCAAGTTGAGAGAagcggagaaggccaaggccGAGGCTGACAGGCAGGCTTATATTGACCCCGAGAAGGCTGAAAAGgcgagggaggagggtaaCGAGGCGTTCAAGAAGGGAGACTTTGCCGGTGCGCAAAAGCACTACTCTGAGGCTATCAAACGACTTCCCACCGACCCTCGAGCGTACAATAACCGAGCTGCTTGTTACACCAAGCTCCTCGCTTTGCCCGAAGCCCTCAAGGACGCCGAGACAGCCATTTCCATCGACCCTACTTTCATCAAGGCTTATATCCGGAAGGCTCTCGTGCAGGAGGGTATGAAGGAGTACACTGCTGCTTTGGAAACTTTGCAGAAGGCCACCGAGGCggatgtggagaagaaacacACTAGGGAGTTGGAGACTAACATGATGAAGGTTATGAACGAGATTCAGCAGCAGAGGAGTAGCGAGACTGAGGAAGAGACTTACGCGAGGGCTATGAGGGATCCCGAGGTCGCGGAGATCATGAACGATCCCATCATGAGGC AAATCCTTGCAGATGCCCAACAGAACCCTAGAGCGCTCAACGACCATATGAAGAACCCTATG ATCGCTCAGAAAATTCAAAAGCTCATCAACGCCGGTATCATCCGAACCCGATAG
- a CDS encoding mRNA surveillance protein pelota, with the protein MKLINKYIEKDGSGYVTLRPEDDEDMWHVYNLISEGDRVRAMAVRRVQTVSSTGSSDSYRVRTNLTLEVTKTTFSPAASSSQGNGQGEKKEPTASLQISGKVVEENEFVKMGAYHTLDLEANRDFRLTKETGWDSVALERIQESTQEGRGAEVGAIVCGEGTAALCLLSEHMTVIRQRIDMPVPRKRKGGTSGHDKAVENFFSTVYQAILRLIPFQTLKAIVIASPGFTKDALYEYIFQQATLQSNKPLLASRSKWIKVHSTTSHVHGLVEALKAPEVSKMLAGAKFAREGLGLDKFHKMLATDELRAWYGPEHVALAVERGAVGTLLISDDLFRSSDPATRTHYVKMVESVRAVGGEVLIFSSMHESGQQLNMLTGIAAILTYPLDVEVVEMEEREEKERIEREKAEKELAEES; encoded by the exons ATGAAGCTCATCAACAAGTATATAGAGAAGGATGGTTCG GGTTATGTCACCCTCAGGccggaagatgacgaggatatGTGGCATGTGTACAATCTCATTTCCGAG GGTGACCGCGTCCGCGCCATGGCAGTCCGCAGAGTCCAAACGGTCTCTTCAACAGGTTCCTCCGACTCTTACCGCGTCCGCACCAACTTGACTCTTGAAGTGACAAAAACGACATTCTCGCCGGCCGCATCGAGTAGTCAAGGGAATGGGCagggggagaagaaggagccgACAGCGAGTCTACAGATCTCggggaaagtggtggaggagaatgaGTTTGTGAAGATGGGGGCGTATCATACTTTAGATCTTGAAG CGAACAGAGATTTTAGGTTGACAAAGGAGACTGGATGGGACTCTGTAGCCCTTGAGCGTATACAGGAAAGCACTcaagaaggcagaggagcGGAAGTTGGCGCTATTGTCTGCGGCGAAG GCACTGCAGCTCTTTGTCTCTTGTCAGAACACATGACCGTCATTCGGCAACGAATAGACATGCCCGTCCCGCGCAAACGCAAAGGCGGAACATCCGGGCACGACAAGGCTGTCGAAAATTTCTTTTCTACAGTTTACCAAGCTATCCTCCGCCTTATTCCTTTCCAGACACTCAAGGCAATCGTCATTGCTTCTCCTGGATTTACGAAAGACGCGCTGTACGAGTACATTTTCCAGCAAGCGACATTGCAGTCAAATAAACCGTTATTAGCGAGTCGGTCAAAGTGGATAAAGGTGCATTCGACGACGAGCCATGTACATGGGTTGGTAGAGGCTCTGAAAGCGCCGGAAGTATCAAAAATGTTGGCTGGTGCTAAATTTGCCAGGGAAGGTCTTGGACTGGATAA ATTCCACAAGATGCTAGCAACGGATGAATTACGAGCATGGTACGGGCCAGAACACGTCGCTCTCGCTGTCGAGCGCGGAGCGGTTGGTaccctcctcatctctgATGATCTCTTCCGATCATCCGACCCCGCCACCCGAACACATTATGTGAAAATGGTTGAATCTGTCCGGGCCGTAGGCGGCGAAGTGCTCATTTTCTCGTCGATGCATGAATCTGGCCAACAGTTGAATATGTTGACTGGTATAGCGGCAATTTTGACGTACCCATTGGATGttgaggtggtggagatggaggaaagggaggagaaggaaagaattgagagggaaaaggctgAAAAGGAGCTGGCGGAAGAGAGTTAG
- a CDS encoding MFS transporter, SP family, solute carrier family 2 (myo-inositol transporter), member 13, which produces MSARPAQPNIYAPIRTSLSGYPSPTHSGSSTPASLEFSDGRLPENNVERDMSKVVERVALLGEADEGAVIVEGEDKVTKFVWMLVSAAAISGLLFGYDTAAISGMLVIIKDDLGTILSSWQKEVITSATTLGALLGGLAAGCVSDFTGRRLVIVFANVAFIGGSICQAACHTVAAMIAGRFIVGLGVGLASCIVPLYIGELAPTMIRGRLVTINCVAVTLGQVVAYAIGASFQNVHNGWRWIVGLGAMPSFVQLAAIGFLPESPRILLLRSDVAGARAITAKIYPLATIEQVDRKIEIMKAAVDQSIEYNANSTWFERLKSLVMVGTNRRALIIGCGLQAAQQLCGFNTLMYYSATIFAMLGFNNATAVGLIVATVNVLFTLVALKIVDPVGRRRTMLFTLPIMILALVFAAIFFYYLTLSTNGILIEDHDYPRSLSILVLLSMLLYVAGYATGLGNIPWQQGELFRLEVRGIGTSICTAVNWSCNMLIAGTFLSLMDAATPSGAFGIYAGFCVIGWVFCWMLYPETSGLSLEEVYFVFEEGFGIKKSQQLRKQKLVEAAKLKAIFE; this is translated from the exons ATGTCAGCTCGACCAGCCCAACCCAACATCTACGCACCCATTCGCACATCTCTCAGCGGCTATCCGTCTCCGACACATTCTGGTTCCTCCACGCCCGCATCGCTGGAATTCTCCGATGGTCGATTACCGGAAAACAATGTCGAGAGGGATATGAGCAAAGTCGTGGAAAGGGTCGCCCTTCTGGGCGAGGCAGATGAAGGAGCGGTTATTGTGGAAGGCGAGGATAA AGTAACCAAGTTTGTGTGGATGCTGGTCTCGGCTGCTGCGATCTCAGGATTACTATTTG GCTATGACACGGCCGCCATCTCCGGTATGCTGGTCATCATCAAGGACGACCTTGGCACAATATTATCAAGCTGGCAAAAAGAAGTGATCACCTCTGCCACAACTCTCGGTGCATTACTAGGAGGTCTTGCCGCAGGTTGCGTTTCAGACTTCACAGGTAGAAGGCTCGTTATTGTCTTTGCCAACGTTGCTTTCATCGGTGGTTCTATCTGTCAAGCAGCTTGTCACACTGTGGCAGCGATGATCGCCGGTCGATTCATCGTTGGACTTGGTGTCGGTCTCGCGAGCTGTATTGTGCCACTGTATATTGGTGAACTGGCGCCTACTATGATTAGAGGACGGTTGGTTACCATTAACTGTGTCGCAGTCACTTTGGGTCAAGTCGTCGCTTACG CTATTGGTGCCAGTTTCCAAAACGTGCATAATGGTTGGCGATGGATTGTGGGGCTTGGCGCGATGCCGTCGTTTGTTCAACTTGCTGCGATCGGTTTCCTTCCCGAATCAC CCCGTATTCTTCTACTCCGTTCTGACGTTGCTGGCGCACGAGCAATTACTGCCAAAATCTACCCTCTCGCAACGATCGAACAAGTTGACAGAAAAATCGAGATCATGAAAGCTGCGGTCGATCAGAGTATCGAGTATAACGCCAATTCGACCTGGTTTGAGAGGCTCAAGAGTTTGGTTATGGTTGGTACCAATCGACGAGCTCTAA TCATCGGATGTGGATTGCAAGCAGCCCAACAACTATGCGGTTTCAACACTCTGATGTACTATTCTGCAACCATATTCGCCATGCTTGGATTCAACAATGCTACAGCCGTCGGATTGATCGTTGCTACTGTTAACGTTTTGTTCACCCTCGTCGCTCTCAAG ATTGTCGACCCCGTAGGGCGACGAAGAACTATGCTTTTCACTCTTCCTATTATGATCCTCGCCCTCGTTTTCGCGgctatcttcttctact ACCTCACACTCTCCACCAACGGCATCCTCATCGAGGACCACGACTACCCCCGCTCCTTatccatcctcgtcctcctctccatGCTCCTCTATGTCGCGGGCTACGCAACCGGTCTCGGTAACATCCCCTGGCAACAGGGCGAGCTCTTCCGACTTGAAGTAAGAGGGATCGGTACGAGTATCTGCACGGCTGTGAATTGGAGTTGTAACATGTTGATTGCGGGCACGtttttgagcttgatggaTGCTGCAACGCCAAGTGGGGCGTTTGGGATTTATGCGGGGTTTTGTGTGATCGGATGGGTGTTTTGTTGGATGCTTTATCCCGAGACTTCCGG ACTTTCATTGGAAGAAGTATACTTTGTTTTCGAGGAAGGGTTCGGGATTAAGAAATCTCAGCAGTTGCGCAAGCAGAAACTAGTAGAAGCtgccaagctcaaggcCATCTTTGAGTAA
- a CDS encoding mitochondrial protein: MSAPLGNAAAQQTTSKFQAFLNHPAGPKTIFFWAPIAKWGLVLAGVKDLSRPAEKLSVSQNVALAATGFIWVRYSFVITPVNYSLAAVNFFVGSTGVAQLYRVWDYKRKNPGAVSSA; the protein is encoded by the exons ATGTCAGCACCCCTCGGAAACGCCGCTGCCCAACAAACGACCTCCAAGTTCCAGGCTTTCCTTAACCACCCAGCCGGACCCAA gaccatcttcttctgggcGCCTATCGCCAAATGGGGTCTCGTGCTTGCAGGTGTCAAAGACCTTTCTCGTCCGGCTGAGAAGTTGAGTGTGTCACAAAATGTCGCTCTTGCGGCGACTGGTTTCATTTGG GTCCGATACTCTTTCGTCATCACCCCTGTCAACTACTCCCTCGCTGCCGTCAACTTCTTCGTTGGGTCCACTGGTGTCGCTCAGCTTTATCGGGTGTGGGATTACAAGAGGAAAAACCCTGGAGCCGTGTCAAGCGCTTAA
- a CDS encoding NAD-dependent epimerase/dehydratase, which yields MVAPTYDALKLPAHVKTILVTGAGGFVGQQLVKLLLELHPTVKLITTDIVQPPNHGVTDTSRLRSVKADLGKQVEIDGLLKGETIGGVFALHGIMSGGAEANFPLGYAVNVDSNLNLLKSMYNHSLSLPADAPRPVYVFVSSLAVYGGPKCKPTDYVVPKDTPIIPGSSYGVQKTIVELYAYDYGRKGYLDTRSVRLPTVAIRPGAPSSAASSFISGLIREPLQGMEAICPIAESIDDPALDNMPFWCSRTKTVVRNIAYAMCMPERNFKEGEGRSINIPGIKISPRQIIDALIEHGGKDKFNLIKFQKDQAVINICKTWAGEYDNSDFLAMGFEADDPKTGFALAVQDFKDELAASQK from the exons ATGGTAGCCCCTACTTACGACGCTCTCAAGCTCCCCGCCCATGTCAAGACCATTCTAGTCACTGGTGCTGGAG GTTTTGTCGGGCAACAGCTCGTGAAACTCTTACTCGAACTCCACCCTACCGTCAAGCTCATCACCACTGACATTGTCCAGCCTCCCAATCACGGTGTGACGGACACCAGTCGTCTCAGGTCGGTCAAAGCTGACTTGGGCAAGCAAGTGGAGATTGATGGACTGCTTAAGGGTGAAACAATTGGTGGTGTCTTTGCTTTACA CGGTATTATGTCTGGAGGCGCCGAGGCAAACTTCCCTTTGGGTTATGCGGTCAATGTTGACTCTAACCTCAATCTTCTGAAGTCAATGTACAACCactccctctctcttcctgccGATGCTCCTAGACCGGTTTACGTTTTTGTTTCATCACTTGCTGTATATGGAGGACCCAAGTGCAAGCCTACCGATTACGTCGTGCCTAAAGACACACCTATCATCCCCGGTAGTAGCTATGGCGTGCAGAAGACCATAGTTGAGTTGTATGCTTATGACtatggaaggaaag GTTATCTCGACACCCGATCCGTTCGTCTCCCCACTGTCGCCATTCGCCCTGGTGCCCCTTCGTCCGCCgcatcctccttcatctccggCCTTATCCGTGAACCTCTTCAAGGCATGGAAGCCATTTGCCCCATTGCAGAGTCTATTGACGACCCAGCCTTGGACAATATGCCTTTCTGGTGCAGCCGAACTAAGACGGTTGTGAGAAACATCGCGTATGCGATGTGTATGCCTGAACGCAACTTCAAAGAgggcgaaggaagaagcatAAACATTCCTGGTATTAAGATCAGCCCGAGGCAGATCATTGATGCTTT GATTGAGCACGGAGGAAAAGACAAGTTCAATTTAATCAAGTTCCAAAAGGACCAGGCCGTTATTAACATTTGCAAGACTTGGGCGGGTGAATATGACAACTCTGACTTCTTGGCCATGGGTTTTGAAGCGGACGATCCCAAGACCGGATTTGCTCTGGCCGTGCAGGACTTCAAGGATGAGTTGGCGGCGAGCCAGAAGtaa
- a CDS encoding exosome complex component RRP4: MFSVKTVAPSISQAFTENVRSTHRNHQAELDAMDLDDDEFGGAGPSKRSIVSPGEVITSSKEYMRGHGTYVEESNVVASVAGTIERVNKLISVRPLRSRYTPEVGDLVIGRIVDVGAQRWRVDANGRQDAVLMLSSVNLPGGVQRRKIESDALKMREFLAEGDLLVAEVQAFFGDGAMSLHTRSLKYGKLRNGFLLTVPPQLIRRLKSHFYHIPPPCGPTGVDVILGLNGYVWVSNGTSQERREGGEGFDSEGVYSNQNDEISPEGREAISLIANIIKVLASEDVPLTETLIGESYAWAEKNVPSGSGPFDSETERKMLNEIVGLEILEFA, encoded by the exons ATGTTCAGTGTAAAAACCGTAGCGCCGTCCATTAGTCAAGCGTTCACTGAAAATGTGCGGTCAACACATCGCAATCACCAAGCGGAACTTGATGCGATGGATCtcgacgacgatgagtTTGGTGGCGCTGGACCTAGCAAAAGGTCTATTGTTAGCCCCGGGGAGGTTATTACCAGCTCCAAGGAGTATATGAG GGGTCATGGAACTTATGTCGAGGAGAGCAATGTTGTGGCCTCTGTGGCAGGTACGATTGAGAGAGTAAACAAACTCATTTCCGTCAGGCCACTTCGTTCACG ATATACTCCAGAAGTTGGAGATCTCGTTATTGGACGAATAGTAGATGTTGGAGCACAGCGATGGCGCGTAGATGCCAACGGGCGTCAAGATGCTGTTCTGATGCTTTCAAGTGTCAACTTACCGGGCGGTGtgcaaaggaggaagattgagTCGGACGCTTTGAAGATGCGAGAGTTTTTGGCGGAAGGGGAT TTGCTCGTTGCCGAAGTTCAAGCATTCTTCGGAGACGGTGCCATGTCATTACATACGCGATCATTGAAATACGGCAAA CTTCGTAACGGATTTCTGTTGACCGTCCCTCCACAATTAATCCGTCGACTTAAATCCCATTTCTACCACATCCCTCCCCCTTGCGGTCCTACAGGTGTCGACGTTATCCTCGGGTTGAACGGTTACGTGTGGGTAAGCAACGGAACATCGCAGGAGCGACGGGAGGGTGGTGAAGGGTTCGACTCAGAAGGTGTCTACAGTAACCAAAATGAT GAAATCTCTCCGGAAGGCAGAGAGGCCATTTCCCTCATTGCTAACATCATCAAGGTTCTTGCTAGCGAAGATGTTCCTCTTACTGAGACTCTTATCGGCGAGTCATATGCATGGGCGGAGAAAAATGTGCCATCTGGGTCAGGACCATTTGATTCGGAGAccgagaggaagatgctcAACGAGATTGTTGGTTTGGAAATTCTTGAATTTGCTTGA
- a CDS encoding minichromosome maintenance protein 3, with product MADQQLSQGNLPVFNDDLVADRTRQFVEFLDDETQAAYNYRESIKRMLDDEQVRLIVDINHIRSYERSYADGLLLQPMEYVPALDAALMQLVQSLHNPTKHKIEDKQFYVGLIGSFGQQHCNPRTLKSHQIGKMVSLEGIVTRCSLVRPKMLRSVHWSPRTQKFHARTYNDSTIIAPSASLTGTTTVIPKDDGAGHPLLMEYGLSTFRDYQTIGIQEMPERAPAGQLPRSIEVVLADDLVDCCKPGDRIQLVGVYKSSGGGAGARGFITSVIANNIILLSSKQGGGIAQTPLTDTDIRNINTQARRKNVFQLLSQSLAPSIFGHDYIKKAVLLLLLGGEEKNLDNGGHIRGDINILMVGDPSTAKSQMLRFVLNTAPLAIATTGRGSSGVGLTAAVTTDKDTGERRLEAGAMVLADRGVVCIDEFDKMSEVDRVAIHEVMEQQTVTIAKAGIHTSLNARCSVVAAANPIYGQYDVHKDPHRNIALPDSLLSRFDLLFVVTDDTDEQRDRMISEHVLRMHRYIQPGAEEGAPPIENLEQNLDVGGDAVESRTSETPVFEKFNPLLHSGVTTTSGRGANKKKEVLSIAFVKKYIQYAKSRIHPVLTKGAADWIVNVYSSLRNDDMAANQKRTSPLTARTLETLIRLSTAHAKARLSTRVDERDAMAAEEILRFALFKEVVRPERRKRRKINHAGQSVEVDSDEDEEEQEELQAGVERMSMNRDVDVTESQRERAREKNKRVERQAPGPVPEDDEDFEMREAEESLALQEAPPSPPTAPEVAVELTNERLDLFRSKLSHVFEESLDDNGAIEFVELMPKINEGMAEGEVFSAGEMKQALVRMDEKSEVMFGEDQTIYKI from the exons ATGGCAGACCAGCAACTGTCCCAGGGGAATCTGCCCGTCTTCAACGATGACCTTGTCGCTGACAGGACACGACAATTCGTAGAATTCCTGGACGATGAG ACCCAAGCAGCGTACAACTATCGCGAATCTATCAAGCGTATGCTGGACGATGAACAGGTCCGATTGATCGTTGACATCAACCATATTCGCTCTTACGAGCGTTCATATGCCGACGGATTGTTGCTGCAGCCCATGGAGTACGTGCCAGCACTGGATGCGGCGTTAATGCAGCTCGTCCAGAGTTTACACAATCCCACAAAGCATAAGATTGAGGACAAGCAAT TCTACGTCGGATTGATTGGTTCTTTCGGTCAACAACATTGCAACCCCAGAACACTTAAAAGTCATCAGATCGGCAAAATGGTTAGCTTGGAGGGTATCGTTACCCGATGTTCTCTTGTGCGACCAAAGATGCTCCGGTCCGTGCACTGGTCACCACGAACCCAAAAGTTCCACGCTAGAACATACAACGATTCTACCATCATTGCCCCTTCAGCCAGCCTTACCGGCACAACCACTGTGATTCCCAAGGACGACGGTGCTGGCCACCCCTTGCTTATGGAATACGGACTTTCCACTTTTAGGGATTACCAGACAATTGGTATACAGGAAATGCCTGAGCGTGCACCTGCTGGTCAGCTGCCTAGAAGCATTGAAGTTGTCCTTGCGGACGATTTGGTCGACTGCTGTAAGCCTGGTGATCGGATCCAACTTGTCGGTGTGTACAAGAGCTCTGGTGGTGGAGCTGGTGCCAGAGGTTTCATAACCTCCGTTATTGCCAacaacatcatccttctctcctccaaaCAAGGAGGCGGTATTGCCCAAACCCCGTTGACCGATACTGATATTCGAAACATTAACACTCAAGCTCGACGAAAGAATgtcttccagctccttTCACAATCGCTCGCGCCGTCAATCTTCGGTCACGACTATATCAAGAAAGCTGTATTGCTTTTACTCCTCGGtggtgaagagaagaatcTTGACAACGGTGGTCATATTCGAGGTGACATCAACATTCTCATGGTTGGTGACCCCTCGACTGCCAAATCCCAAATGCTCCGATTCGTCCTCAACACCGCCCCCCTTGCTATCGCCACCACCGGTCGAGGGAGTTCCGGTGTCGGTCTCACTGCTGCTGTTACCACTGACAAGGACACGGGTGAACGTCGACTCGAAGCTGGTGCAATGGTCCTTGCTGATCGTGGTGTGGTCTGTATCGATGAGTTTGACAAGATGTCCGAGGTTGATCGAGTCGCCATTCACGAAGTAATGGAACAGCAGACGGTTACCATTGCAAAGGCTGGTATCCACACTTCGTTGAATGCACGATGCAGTGTCGTTGCCGCCGCTAATCCTATCTATGGTCAA TACGATGTGCACAAGGATCCTCATAGGAACATTGCTCTTCCGGACTCTTTGCTCTCCCGTTTCGATTTGCTCTTTGTTGTAACCGATGACACCGACGAACAACGAGATCGTATGATTTCTGAACACGTTTTGAGGATGCACCGATACATTCAGCCTGGTGCGGAGGAAG GTGCGCCTCCCATTGAAAACCTCGAACAAAACCTCGATGTCGGCGGCGACGCTGTTGAGTCACGTACTTCCGAAACCCCCGTCTTTGAGAAGTTcaaccctcttctccactcTGGTGTGACGACCACTTCCGGTCGAGGTgccaacaagaagaaagaggttTTGAGTATCGCCTTTGTGAAGAAATATATCCAGTATGCGAAGAGCAGGATTCATCCCGTTTTGACCAAGGGTGCCGCCGATTGGATCGTCAATGTTTACAGCTCTTTGCGTAATGACGATATGGCAGCGAACCAAAAACGT ACTTCCCCTCTTACCGCGCGTACCCTTGAAACCCTCATTCGTCTCTCCACCGCCCACGCCAAAGCCCGTCTCTCCACCCGGGTTGACGAGCGCGACGCCATGGCTGCCGAAGAAATCCTCCGATTCGCTCTCTTCAAAGAAGTTGTCCGCCCCGAGCGCCGAAAGCGTCGGAAAATTAATCACGCTGGCCAGTCTGTGGAGGTTGAttctgatgaagatgaagaagagcaagaggaaTTACAGGCGGGTGTGGAGAGAATGTCAATGAATAGGGATGTTGATGTAACAGAGTCTCAGAGAGAACGAGcgagagaaaagaacaaaCGGGTGGAGAGACAAGCACCAGGTCCTGTGCCagaggacgacgaagatTTCGAGATGCGAGAAGCCGAGGAATCACTTGCTTTGCAAGAAGCccctccttcaccacccACGGCGCCCGAAGTTGCTGTCGAACTTACCAACGAACGACTCGATCTCTTCCGTTCAAAATTATCACACGTCTTTGAAGAAAGTCTTGACGACAACGGTGCCATTGAATTTGTTGAGTTAATGCCCAAGATTAACGAAGGTATGGCCGAGGGAGAAGTTTTCAGTGCGGGAGAGATGAAGCAGGCCTTGGTACGAATGGACGAGAAGAGTGAAGTCATGTTTGGAGAGGATCAAACGATCTATAAAATTTAG
- a CDS encoding palmitoyl-protein thioesterase, translating into MRGLRFTFTLALFFLNWTLAAPASDQLVLSNSNAKPRPLVIWHGLGDTALSTGVENFINMAQTIHPGIFVHSVQIPEDGRPDDERKAGFWGNAGEQGEEGCKQIRRIPELAEGFDGIGFSQGGLFLRHYIQYCNGPPVHNLITFGTPHYGISALIPCPTPPTLSCLLAARAARAGIYRPWAQEHLVQAAYFRDTERLDEFYEVNEFLRDLNGERPFAERESIEEINRRKGKRGEGKGLKGLGNLVAIIFDDDRTVSPAQSSHFASYAPNNKSEIIPLHEQPLYKEDWIGLKDLDEKGGLRLEHCPGEHMDLGGKRGCGESMVRKWVGWV; encoded by the exons ATGAGGGGCCTACGCTTCACTTTCACATTGgccttgttcttcctcaactgGACCCTCGCAGCCCCCGCTTCCGACCAGCTAGTCCTGTCTAACAGCAATGCCAAACCCAGGCCCCTTGTAATCTG GCATGGCCTGGGAGATACAGCTCTCTCAACGGGTGTTGAAAACTTTATCAACATGGCTCAAACCATTCACCCGGGTATCTTTGTTCATTCGGTGCAGATTcctgaagatggaagaccTGATGATGAACGTAAGGCTGGATTT TGGGGAAATGCTGGTGAgcaaggcgaagaaggatgcAAGCAGATCAGACGGATACCAGAACTTGCAGAAGGC TTTGATGGAATTGGATTTTCACAAGGCGGCCTCTTCTTGAGACATTATATCCAGTACTGTAACGGTCCTCCGGTCCATAATCTTATCACTTTCGGAACGCCCCACTATGGCATCTCTGCTCTCATCCCTTGCCCCACTCCCCCCACCCTATCATGTTTGCTTGCAGCCAGGGCGGCTCGTGCTGGTATATATAGGCCCTGGGCTCAAGAACACTTGGTGCAGGCCGCTTACTTTAGGGATACAGAACGGTTGGATGAGTTTTATGAAGTAAATGAATTTCTAAGGGATCTCAACGGGGAACGACCGTTTGCAGAGCGCGAGAGCATCGAAGAAATCAACCGACGAAAAGGcaagagaggagaaggaaaaggtcTAAAGGGGCTGGGTAACCTTGTAGCTATTATTTTCGATGACGATA GGACGGTCTCCCCTGCCCAGTCTTCCCACTTTGCAAGCTACGCACCCAATAATAAGAGTGAAATTATCCCTCTTCATGAACAACCTCTCTACAAGGAAGATTGGATCGGGCTCAAAGATCTAGACGAAAAAGGTGGTTTGCGACTAGAACATTGTCCTGGAGAACATATGGACCTTGGCGGAAAAAGGGGATGTGGTGAGAGTATGGTTAGGAAATGGGTTGGTTGGGTCTGA